In Lacrimispora indolis DSM 755, a genomic segment contains:
- a CDS encoding glycoside hydrolase family 9 protein, whose protein sequence is MDQQLKNKLIESLYVHYPLKPEYDKSMETYNLKKPVLSSVSLWDGASLEPWTFDGEGEFQVKDGNVLSLETKARADHWPDNEVRANDAAAGLYATFGSYIARLNVKGLELGKGNRIWFKIRPICPGLHSPIVRVGFVNNGEIKIPDVYSREGFHAINLKNNEWNTATWEIDSIAHDAIEEISFNIHRYGKEVSTGDDLRFELCDIQLQEVKPGVVHGWQCEEEEVVFSTTGYFTDGRKTAIANTSAKEFEIVKEGGFEEGFSSLDSGVEVAYRGPIELVENHLGAFGVLDFSDLKTEGAYRIRFGNTVSERFIIGNDVLKSALWKLTNFLYCERCGYPVPNCHGTCHQDVVAEHNGVKMVYAGGWHDAADVSQQTMQTAEILDAMIASAGKVKDSDPMLYRRMMEEANWGLDFVLRMRLGDGYRASHAAIRRWTDNFIGNMDDCDADVHNRSFENFVFSAVEAGAGEAFQELDREVAWKCVDAAKEDFQFAHERFQEVGVEGPYHLLEHTAGSSRSQYYAVAAWAAARIYKITGDRYFYDQAAQYAKKVVSCQENRDNLPMKGFFYRDEDRTHIVHFSHQARDQVFAMALAEVCRALTDHENRNVWEESLKLHGEYLKGLQKYTAPYGMLPAGIHHISEAEDQEAFHVVHPKVDYERERVNYIAQLKQGVDLGDGYYIRTFPVWFSYRGNSAIQLSMGKAASIIGTYFGDWELIEIAREQLYWTLGKNPFGQSLIYGEGNHYGQEYTALLGETVGEMPVGVQTRGNEDLPYWPPANIATYREVWTTPPGRFMWVAADLI, encoded by the coding sequence ATGGATCAGCAATTAAAAAATAAATTAATAGAATCATTATATGTACATTACCCCTTAAAACCGGAATATGACAAGAGCATGGAGACTTACAATTTAAAAAAGCCGGTTTTATCTTCCGTAAGTCTATGGGATGGAGCCAGCCTGGAGCCATGGACCTTTGACGGCGAGGGGGAATTTCAGGTTAAGGATGGGAACGTTTTAAGCCTGGAGACAAAGGCCCGCGCAGACCATTGGCCGGATAATGAGGTCCGGGCAAACGATGCGGCAGCAGGCTTGTATGCCACCTTTGGAAGCTATATTGCAAGGCTGAATGTAAAGGGGCTGGAACTGGGAAAAGGGAACAGGATATGGTTTAAGATCCGCCCCATTTGTCCCGGCCTTCACAGTCCCATCGTTCGTGTGGGCTTTGTCAATAACGGGGAAATCAAGATACCCGATGTTTATTCGAGAGAAGGCTTCCATGCCATTAACTTAAAAAATAATGAATGGAATACTGCTACCTGGGAGATTGATTCCATTGCCCATGACGCAATTGAGGAAATATCCTTTAACATTCACCGTTACGGCAAGGAAGTGAGCACTGGAGATGATTTGCGGTTTGAACTCTGCGATATCCAGCTTCAGGAGGTAAAGCCGGGAGTGGTCCATGGCTGGCAGTGTGAGGAAGAGGAAGTTGTGTTTTCCACGACCGGCTATTTTACGGACGGAAGAAAGACTGCCATCGCCAATACTTCAGCCAAAGAGTTTGAAATTGTGAAAGAAGGCGGCTTTGAGGAAGGTTTTTCCAGCCTTGACTCAGGGGTTGAAGTGGCATACCGGGGACCGATTGAGCTGGTGGAAAACCACTTAGGAGCTTTCGGGGTACTGGATTTTTCAGATTTAAAAACTGAAGGCGCGTACAGGATCCGGTTTGGAAATACGGTGAGCGAGCGCTTTATCATAGGTAATGACGTATTGAAAAGCGCTTTATGGAAGCTGACTAACTTTCTTTATTGTGAGCGGTGCGGATATCCGGTTCCTAACTGTCATGGAACCTGCCACCAGGATGTGGTTGCAGAGCACAATGGGGTGAAGATGGTGTATGCGGGAGGCTGGCACGATGCGGCGGATGTTTCCCAGCAGACCATGCAGACGGCAGAGATCTTAGATGCCATGATTGCTTCCGCAGGAAAAGTAAAGGATTCTGATCCCATGCTTTACCGCAGAATGATGGAAGAAGCCAACTGGGGACTGGATTTTGTACTCCGTATGCGCCTTGGAGACGGATACCGGGCATCTCATGCGGCCATCCGCAGGTGGACCGACAACTTCATCGGCAACATGGATGACTGTGATGCAGATGTTCATAACCGGTCCTTTGAAAACTTTGTTTTTTCTGCGGTGGAAGCCGGCGCAGGGGAAGCCTTTCAGGAGCTGGACAGGGAAGTGGCATGGAAATGTGTGGATGCTGCGAAAGAAGACTTTCAGTTTGCCCATGAACGGTTCCAGGAAGTGGGAGTGGAAGGACCATATCATTTGCTGGAGCATACGGCAGGTTCCAGCCGTTCTCAGTATTATGCCGTTGCGGCATGGGCGGCTGCCAGGATTTACAAAATCACCGGAGACCGTTATTTTTATGACCAGGCTGCCCAGTACGCAAAAAAGGTTGTTTCCTGCCAGGAGAACAGAGATAACCTGCCCATGAAGGGATTTTTCTACAGGGATGAAGACAGGACTCATATCGTCCATTTTTCCCATCAGGCAAGAGATCAGGTGTTTGCCATGGCCCTGGCAGAGGTGTGTCGTGCCCTTACGGATCATGAGAACAGAAATGTGTGGGAAGAGAGCCTCAAACTCCATGGAGAATATTTGAAAGGCCTTCAGAAATATACGGCTCCCTACGGCATGCTGCCGGCCGGAATTCATCACATCAGCGAAGCAGAGGATCAGGAAGCCTTCCATGTGGTACACCCGAAGGTGGATTATGAAAGAGAACGGGTCAATTACATCGCGCAGCTTAAACAGGGCGTTGACTTAGGGGACGGATACTATATAAGAACGTTCCCGGTGTGGTTTTCCTACCGAGGAAATTCTGCCATCCAGCTGTCCATGGGAAAGGCTGCATCCATCATAGGCACGTATTTCGGGGACTGGGAATTAATTGAAATCGCAAGAGAGCAGCTTTACTGGACCCTTGGGAAGAACCCCTTTGGCCAGTCCCTGATTTACGGGGAAGGCAACCATTATGGACAGGAGTATACTGCTTTGCTGGGAGAAACCGTGGGCGAAATGCCCGTAGGTGTCCAGACCAGAGGAAATGAAGATCTTCCTTACTGGCCTCCTGCCAATATTGCCACCTACAGAGAGGTTTGGACAACGCCGCCGGGGCGTTTTATGTGGGTCGCTGCTGATTTGATTTAA